CCATCAGTTGTAACACGGTGACCTGATGCTGGTATATCAGTGCGCGCTTCGCTTTGGCGCTGAGGGCTTTCAATGCATATTCACGCTGGCTCGCCGTTGAACGGTTGTGACCTTCCTCCAAAAAACACAGTTGCACGGGCTTGCGTCCACGAAAATAACGCGCACCGGCACGGCCAGATTCATGGGCCTGCCAGCGGCGGCGCATATCCGTGGTAATTCCGGTGTAAACTTGGTCGTCACTGGTGAGAATCATGTAGACCAACCAGTTATTTGTGGGTGTTATGTCGTGCAAGCGTTTCAACACCAATCGTGTGATGAGTGAACGGAAAGTATATGGTAAAAGAATCCAGCAGTCAGGATCGCAATTTTGACGATCTTGCCAAGCGCTTTAAAAAGAATATTTACGGCGGTTTAAAAGGCGATATTCGCTTGGCCGTATTGGAACGGGATTTTACCGACCATATCCCTGTTGTTCCTTTTGGTGCAGAAGTTCGCCCTTGGCGCGTGTTGGATGCCGGTGGCGGCCAAGGGCAATTCTCCTTGCAGATGGCGCGGGCAGGGCATCAGGTAGTAATTTGCGATATTTCAGCCGAGATGCTCAAACTCGCCGAAGAGCAAGTCGCTGCAGCCGGTGTACAAGCCAATGTACAGTTAATTCACTGCGCTATTCAGGATTTACCAGCGCAACTAGCGCCCCATGAACAGCAGTTCGATGTGGTGATTTGCCATGCGGTTATGGAGTGGATGCAAGAGCCGTTCACACTCTTACCTCACTTGTTGCATCACCTGAAACCGGCCGGTTATTTATCGCTCACCTTTTACAACCTGCATTCTTTGATCTATAAAAACTTACTGCGTACCAACTTTAAAAAAATAATCAATCAGGATTTTGGCGGTTCCAAAGGCAGTTTGACCCCCATTAACCCCTTGAATCCACAAACGGTGATGGAATGGATTGACGCTTTGCCACTGGTAGTCCTTGAGCAAAGTGGTATAAGGGTATTTCACGATTATATTTTCAATGAGGAACATCGCGCGCGGGAACCTGAACAGTTACTGCAGATGGAGCTTCATTTTTCCCGACAAGAGCCTTATCGCTCATTGGGTCGTTACATTCATGTACTTGCAAGATGCATTAACGATTAAGCAGGAGAGAGATGTTTGAGTGAATCGTCTTCGCTGATAAAGGAGTCCCTGCCGGCTTCTGTTAAAACCTCTGCCTTTATCGCGCTGAAGCTCGCGGTTGTTTACGCTGCTTTCTCCGGGCTTTACATATTGCTGTCCGATCAATTGCTTTACTTTCTGTTCACCGATCCCGCAACCATTACCTTTGTCAGCACAATTAAAGGGTGGATCTTTGTATTTCTCACTTCGGTGATGCTGTATTTTTTTGTGCGCTCACAAGTGCAGGTTGCGCTGGAAGCTTCACGCTTGCAGCAAGAAGTGCAGGAAGAAAAGCGACGTACAGAGGAACGCATTCATCACCTGGCTTATTTTGATGGTTTAACAGAACTGCCAAACCGCGTGTTATTAACCGATCGCCTTGCGCAAATTATTGCGCAATCTGTACGTGAAAAAATGCAAAGCGGATTAATTTTGTTGAACGTGGATCGCTTTAAAAAAATCAACGACGCCCGTGGGCAAGGTAGTGGAGACAACCTGCTTAAAGCACTTACCCTGCGATTGCGAGCGGTAATGCGTGATGGCGATACCCTGGCCCGGGTAGGCGGCGATGAATTTGCTATTTTACTGCACTCCCTCAATAGCAACCCGCAATCTGCCAGCCATACGGCAAGAATTGTTGCCAACAAAGTCCAGCAAGCGCTCAATATACCTATTGTGATTGACGACAATGAAGTGCGCGTCACCGTCAGTATGGGGTTGACACTGTTTCCTGATGCGAGCGATGACTCGGCAGATGAAGTTATTAAGCGCGCGGATAATGCACTACACAAAGCCAAAAATAAGGGCGGTAATCAGGCGCTGTTTTTTGAGTCGGAAATGGGCATTGCTGCCGAGCAGTATTTTCAAATTGAGCGTGAGTTGCGCAAAGGAATCGATCAGGGTGAGTTGCAGTTGTATTTGCAATCGCAGGTTGATGCCAATGGTAAGGTGATGGGGGCTGAAGCGCTGGTACGTTGGTTACACCCGAACGCGGGTTGGTGCCACCTGCCATGTTTATTCCTGTGGCAGAAGATACAGATTTAATCGCCGATATTGATAAATGGGTCTTTGAGCAAGTGTGCCTACTGTTGGCGAGTGCGGCAATGTGTGAGCGATCACTGCGTATAGCAGTAAACATTAGCCCAAGGCATTTTCGGCGCAGTAATTTTGTCA
The nucleotide sequence above comes from Cellvibrio sp. PSBB023. Encoded proteins:
- a CDS encoding GIY-YIG nuclease family protein gives rise to the protein MILTSDDQVYTGITTDMRRRWQAHESGRAGARYFRGRKPVQLCFLEEGHNRSTASQREYALKALSAKAKRALIYQHQVTVLQLMDKYDLQHLATPDRNILKQSTSNTSTVSDE
- a CDS encoding methyltransferase domain-containing protein is translated as MVKESSSQDRNFDDLAKRFKKNIYGGLKGDIRLAVLERDFTDHIPVVPFGAEVRPWRVLDAGGGQGQFSLQMARAGHQVVICDISAEMLKLAEEQVAAAGVQANVQLIHCAIQDLPAQLAPHEQQFDVVICHAVMEWMQEPFTLLPHLLHHLKPAGYLSLTFYNLHSLIYKNLLRTNFKKIINQDFGGSKGSLTPINPLNPQTVMEWIDALPLVVLEQSGIRVFHDYIFNEEHRAREPEQLLQMELHFSRQEPYRSLGRYIHVLARCIND
- a CDS encoding GGDEF domain-containing protein produces the protein MSESSSLIKESLPASVKTSAFIALKLAVVYAAFSGLYILLSDQLLYFLFTDPATITFVSTIKGWIFVFLTSVMLYFFVRSQVQVALEASRLQQEVQEEKRRTEERIHHLAYFDGLTELPNRVLLTDRLAQIIAQSVREKMQSGLILLNVDRFKKINDARGQGSGDNLLKALTLRLRAVMRDGDTLARVGGDEFAILLHSLNSNPQSASHTARIVANKVQQALNIPIVIDDNEVRVTVSMGLTLFPDASDDSADEVIKRADNALHKAKNKGGNQALFFESEMGIAAEQYFQIERELRKGIDQGELQLYLQSQVDANGKVMGAEALVRWLHPNAGWCHLPCLFLWQKIQI